In one window of Lacticaseibacillus casei DSM 20011 = JCM 1134 = ATCC 393 DNA:
- a CDS encoding energy-coupling factor ABC transporter ATP-binding protein yields MGNVIRVQHLNYTYPEAKHQALTDVSFDVAKGEWLAIIGHNGSGKSTLAKNLNGLLAPESGTVEVAGMTLSEETVWDIRAKVGIVFQNPDNQFVGATVADDVAFGLENRGVPRDEMVKRVDESLKRVGMTAFADREPARLSGGQKQRVAIAGIIAQRPEIIILDESTSMLDPAGRQEVLGVIRELKDELNLTVLSITHDIDEAAVAHRIILLNDGKINEIGTPSDIFAHGTDLLRLGLDVPYSEKLKDALIQRGVAMPKAYLDNERLVDYLWTLHSTM; encoded by the coding sequence GTGGGCAACGTCATTCGTGTTCAACACTTGAATTACACTTATCCCGAGGCAAAACATCAAGCACTGACGGATGTTTCTTTTGATGTGGCTAAGGGTGAATGGCTCGCCATTATCGGGCATAATGGCAGCGGCAAAAGTACGCTGGCGAAGAATCTGAATGGGTTGCTGGCGCCTGAGTCGGGTACGGTCGAAGTTGCCGGAATGACGCTCAGTGAAGAAACGGTCTGGGATATTCGCGCCAAAGTCGGCATTGTTTTCCAAAATCCCGATAATCAGTTTGTCGGTGCAACAGTGGCTGATGATGTCGCATTTGGTTTGGAAAATCGGGGTGTTCCCCGTGATGAAATGGTCAAACGCGTTGATGAGTCACTGAAACGGGTTGGTATGACGGCATTTGCCGATCGCGAGCCTGCGCGGTTGTCGGGTGGTCAAAAGCAGCGGGTCGCAATCGCCGGGATTATTGCCCAGCGGCCGGAGATTATCATTTTGGATGAATCAACGTCAATGCTGGATCCGGCTGGTCGCCAGGAAGTGTTAGGGGTCATTCGTGAGTTAAAAGACGAACTTAACCTGACTGTCTTGTCGATTACACATGATATTGACGAAGCCGCGGTTGCTCATCGGATTATTTTGCTTAACGATGGTAAAATCAACGAAATTGGAACGCCAAGCGACATCTTTGCCCATGGTACGGACTTGTTGCGCTTGGGATTGGACGTTCCGTATTCGGAAAAGCTGAAAGATGCCTTGATTCAGCGTGGGGTGGCAATGCCGAAAGCATATTTGGATAATGAAAGGTTGGTAGACTACCTGTGGACATTACATTCGACCATGTGA
- the rplQ gene encoding 50S ribosomal protein L17 → MSYRKLGRTSSQRKAMLRDLTTDLLINERIVTTEARAKEVRSTAEKMITLGKRGDLHARRQAAAYVRNEIASVEEQEDSVIVKSALQKLFSDLAPKYADRNGGYTRILKTAPRRGDGAPMVIIELV, encoded by the coding sequence AAATTAGGGCGGACCAGCTCACAGCGTAAAGCAATGTTGCGTGATCTGACAACTGATCTGCTGATCAATGAACGGATCGTCACAACCGAAGCCCGCGCTAAGGAAGTTCGTTCGACTGCTGAAAAAATGATCACTTTGGGCAAGCGTGGCGATTTACATGCACGCCGCCAAGCAGCAGCTTATGTCCGCAACGAAATTGCAAGTGTCGAGGAACAAGAAGACAGCGTTATTGTGAAGTCCGCTTTGCAAAAGTTGTTCAGTGACCTGGCACCAAAATACGCAGATCGCAATGGCGGTTACACCCGCATCTTGAAGACTGCGCCACGTCGCGGTGACGGTGCCCCAATGGTTATCATTGAGCTCGTCTAA